The Alphaproteobacteria bacterium GM7ARS4 genome includes a region encoding these proteins:
- a CDS encoding NAD+ synthase: MKSKNNIKASIQHTRHKTARTHSMTLDVSLTIALCQSSPRLGDIDGNRDTLLAMHQQASEDIDMLVVSELFLCGYPPEDLILHPHCMDAAHAAINNIARATRTGPAILVGCPWHDPQTQQRHNAALMLSEGKIQDVIYKRHLPNHGIFDEKRIFCEAAPRHTPMLFTKDKTTYRLHVLICEDFWHDDTLHQRTLNNTSMLIVLNASPYEQHKSQKRIARARSIVQKTACPLLYVNMVGGQDEILFDGASFMMDATTRYVMAHAWEEARLTNTWVHGGMRGAHGNSAKSLVPSTPFPQTATSPHGDNSAEACDYHGLLCGIRAYFAKSGFTQCLLGLSGGIDSALVAILAVDSLGADNVHVLIMPSHHTSQETLTDAIAMARHLAIHYDVIPIAPLMDSYQQALTHGRLHGRLHGRPSTTHASSTATQNLQARIRGTLLMTRANMENRLLLATGNKSELAMGYATLYGDMCGSLAPLKDVYKTHVYALAHWRQKNHPQTHRHGVMSPFPPTILTRPPTAELAPQQKDEDDLPAYALLDPLLRQFIDERRTPQTLDTQRLAPLPQPHTPQTLYKKLLAQEYKRKQAPPGLRLTSSMFGRDRRYPMLSQELADPPTKHPMPHQPT, from the coding sequence ATGAAATCAAAGAACAACATCAAGGCATCCATACAACACACACGTCATAAGACAGCGCGCACACACTCTATGACTCTCGATGTCAGCCTCACCATCGCCCTCTGTCAATCCTCACCGCGCTTAGGTGATATTGACGGCAATCGGGATACGCTCCTCGCCATGCACCAACAAGCATCAGAGGATATTGATATGCTCGTTGTCAGTGAGCTCTTCCTCTGTGGCTATCCGCCTGAAGACCTTATCCTCCATCCCCATTGCATGGACGCCGCCCATGCCGCCATCAACAACATCGCCCGCGCCACACGCACAGGACCCGCCATCCTCGTCGGATGTCCATGGCACGACCCACAGACACAGCAACGCCATAACGCCGCCCTCATGCTCTCTGAGGGAAAAATTCAGGATGTCATCTATAAACGCCATCTCCCCAATCACGGAATCTTTGACGAAAAACGTATCTTTTGTGAGGCAGCACCCCGCCATACGCCCATGCTCTTCACAAAGGACAAGACGACATACCGCCTCCACGTCCTCATCTGTGAAGATTTCTGGCATGACGACACCCTCCATCAACGAACCCTCAACAACACAAGCATGCTCATCGTCCTCAATGCCTCACCCTATGAACAACATAAAAGCCAAAAACGTATCGCACGGGCGCGCTCTATCGTCCAAAAAACTGCATGCCCCCTCCTCTATGTCAATATGGTGGGAGGACAAGATGAAATCCTGTTCGATGGGGCATCTTTTATGATGGACGCCACGACACGCTATGTCATGGCACACGCATGGGAAGAGGCGCGTCTCACCAATACGTGGGTACACGGGGGTATGCGCGGGGCGCATGGCAACAGCGCAAAAAGCCTCGTCCCCTCAACGCCTTTCCCGCAAACAGCGACATCCCCTCATGGCGATAACAGCGCAGAAGCATGCGACTATCACGGACTCCTCTGTGGCATACGCGCCTATTTTGCCAAGAGTGGCTTCACACAATGCCTCTTAGGCTTGTCTGGCGGTATCGACTCAGCCCTTGTCGCCATCCTTGCCGTGGATAGTCTCGGCGCTGACAACGTCCATGTCCTCATCATGCCGTCGCACCATACGTCTCAAGAGACCCTCACAGACGCCATCGCCATGGCGCGACATCTCGCCATCCATTATGATGTCATCCCCATCGCCCCCTTAATGGACAGCTACCAACAAGCCTTGACGCATGGGCGTCTCCATGGGCGTCTCCATGGGCGTCCCTCCACGACCCATGCCTCCTCCACAGCAACACAGAATCTCCAAGCGCGTATCCGTGGCACGCTCCTTATGACCCGCGCCAATATGGAAAACCGCCTCCTCCTCGCCACAGGAAATAAGTCCGAATTGGCCATGGGCTATGCCACCCTCTATGGTGATATGTGCGGAAGCCTCGCCCCCCTCAAAGATGTCTATAAAACCCATGTCTATGCTCTCGCCCATTGGCGACAAAAGAATCACCCTCAAACCCATCGTCATGGCGTTATGTCCCCCTTCCCGCCAACCATCCTGACCCGCCCGCCAACGGCAGAACTCGCACCCCAGCAAAAAGATGAAGATGACCTGCCCGCCTATGCCCTCCTTGACCCGCTCTTGCGTCAATTCATCGATGAAAGACGCACCCCCCAGACCCTCGACACGCAAAGGCTCGCCCCCCTCCCTCAGCCCCACACGCCCCAGACCCTCTATAAAAAACTCCTCGCCCAAGAGTATAAACGCAAACAAGCACCCCCCGGTCTTCGCCTTACCTCCAGCATGTTTGGCCGCGATAGACGCTATCCTATGCTCTCCCAAGAACTGGCTGACCCGCCAACAAAACACCCCATGCCCCACCAACCGACCTGA
- a CDS encoding citramalate synthase codes for MTSSRFIHLYDSTLRDGAQTLGVYFRTDDKRRITTLLDEFGIDFIEGGWPSANPTDDAFFADIPQRRHAHVMAFGMTHKKGRTAQDDPQLQALVQSDADGFCIVGKCWDFHVEHTLHVGLEDNLRMIADSVAFLRTTGKRVIFDGEHFFDGYKQNRTYAMECLQAAAHHDAHCLVLCDTNGGSMPDHIAHVTNDVVRQQGNIPIGIHCHNDMGLATANSLAAVEAGARHVQGTFNGLGERCGNADLVSIIPTLVYKMGYQTNISQERLRELTFYAHAIDHVINRLPSPSAPYVGTRAFAHKGGLHSAAVMKNPLSYEHIDPARVGNQRQLIVSNQAGKTGIRSLLETHTPPLHANDAQLDNIASLIKQKEFQGYSYDKADASCILLARSIIHPNHPRPFAVKDYHVTTCQDSSTANVTIQTPDEKTYSCEKITEEGPFHALDSALRCVLQPLFPSLSRLTLSDYKVLILPQGENTAATTRVMITFTYHDAPECSTIGVSANIIHASWEALLDAFYWALMYDEAEQNNAHAISAS; via the coding sequence ATGACATCGTCGCGCTTCATTCACCTCTATGACAGCACCCTTCGAGATGGCGCACAAACGCTCGGTGTCTATTTTCGCACCGACGATAAGAGACGTATCACGACTCTGCTGGATGAATTCGGTATCGACTTTATCGAAGGCGGGTGGCCTAGCGCCAACCCCACCGATGATGCCTTCTTTGCCGATATTCCCCAACGACGCCATGCCCACGTTATGGCCTTTGGCATGACACACAAAAAAGGACGCACCGCCCAAGATGACCCCCAATTACAAGCCCTCGTCCAAAGTGATGCCGATGGCTTCTGTATCGTCGGGAAATGCTGGGATTTTCACGTAGAGCATACGCTCCATGTCGGGTTAGAGGATAATCTTCGCATGATCGCCGACTCTGTGGCGTTCCTTAGAACAACGGGAAAACGCGTTATCTTCGATGGCGAACATTTCTTTGACGGCTATAAACAGAACCGCACATATGCTATGGAATGCCTCCAAGCAGCGGCGCACCATGACGCCCATTGTCTCGTCCTCTGTGATACCAACGGTGGAAGCATGCCCGACCATATCGCCCATGTCACCAATGATGTCGTGCGCCAACAAGGCAATATCCCCATAGGAATCCACTGCCATAACGATATGGGGCTTGCGACCGCCAATTCCCTCGCCGCGGTGGAAGCAGGCGCACGCCACGTCCAAGGCACGTTCAATGGCTTAGGGGAACGCTGTGGCAATGCCGACCTCGTCTCCATCATCCCAACCCTCGTCTATAAAATGGGCTATCAAACAAACATCTCTCAAGAACGCCTGAGAGAGCTGACCTTTTACGCGCACGCCATCGACCATGTCATCAATCGCCTGCCCTCGCCCAGCGCCCCCTACGTAGGAACACGCGCCTTCGCCCATAAAGGCGGACTCCATAGCGCTGCTGTTATGAAAAATCCCCTCAGCTACGAACATATTGACCCCGCACGAGTCGGCAATCAACGCCAACTCATCGTCTCGAATCAGGCGGGAAAAACAGGCATACGCTCCCTCCTCGAAACACACACCCCGCCACTACACGCCAATGACGCCCAACTGGATAACATCGCCAGCCTCATCAAACAAAAAGAATTTCAAGGCTATAGCTACGATAAAGCTGACGCCAGCTGCATTCTCCTCGCCCGTTCCATTATCCACCCAAACCACCCACGCCCCTTCGCCGTGAAAGATTATCACGTCACCACATGCCAAGACTCCTCCACAGCCAACGTCACCATCCAAACGCCAGATGAAAAAACCTATTCATGCGAAAAAATAACAGAGGAAGGCCCTTTTCACGCCCTCGATAGCGCCTTGCGGTGCGTCCTCCAACCCCTCTTTCCCTCCCTGTCCCGCCTCACCCTCAGCGATTATAAAGTGCTTATCCTGCCTCAAGGAGAAAATACCGCCGCCACAACCCGCGTCATGATCACCTTCACATACCACGACGCCCCCGAATGCTCTACCATCGGTGTGTCCGCCAATATCATCCACGCCTCATGGGAAGCACTCCTTGACGCCTTCTATTGGGCGCTCATGTATGACGAGGCAGAACAGAATAACGCCCACGCCATCAGCGCATCTTAG
- the glmS gene encoding glutamine--fructose-6-phosphate transaminase (isomerizing) translates to MCGIIGITGTRNVTPLILETLHRLEYRGYDSAGIATVCDHVIHLRRKEGKLKQLEALLKKEPMPHHSHCGIGHTRWATHGRPTTTNAHPHSTDNVAVVHNGIIENFLELKEHMTHNGSHFQTETDSEVIAHIIDHHLQQNLSPLDATRKTLTQLEGAFAIVIIFRQFDNLLIGARLGSPLAIGFGDGEMYLSSDAIALAPFTQRLCYLEEGDHVTITPDTWHIYDHHNKKQQRPIKQTATSGATIGKGDFPHFMLKEIYEQPAVVGETLESFINPLTRTIAMPAKTGDLSHIQRMHIIACGTSYYAGLVARYMLERTGHIMTQCDVASEFRYRSPVLCEGDACVFISQSGETADTLEAMKLVKAHHPSIPRIALVNVEESSIARMADHVLLTHAGPEIGVASTKAFTTQLALLACWTIGLAKQRRHITTQEEQQLARALIEIPTLMSDVLAHERQIRAIITQHHITKASSVMYLGRDDTYPIALEGALKLKEIAYIHTQAYAAGEMKHGPIALIDENMPVIVLAPDSAVLRKTLSNVAEIVSRGGNIILFATKKTIDTSGLPPHSCFAMPDAHAFTNPLLYALPVQLLAYHTASMLGTDVDQPRNLAKAVTVE, encoded by the coding sequence ATGTGTGGCATTATCGGTATCACAGGAACAAGGAATGTAACGCCTCTCATCCTCGAAACATTACATCGATTAGAGTATCGAGGCTATGACTCCGCTGGTATCGCCACCGTCTGCGACCATGTCATCCATCTACGGCGAAAAGAAGGCAAACTGAAACAACTGGAAGCGTTGCTGAAAAAAGAACCCATGCCACACCATAGCCATTGTGGCATAGGGCATACACGCTGGGCAACCCACGGGCGACCTACGACAACGAATGCCCATCCCCATAGCACCGACAATGTCGCTGTCGTCCATAATGGCATTATCGAGAATTTCCTCGAACTGAAAGAACACATGACCCATAACGGCTCACACTTCCAAACAGAGACCGACTCGGAAGTCATCGCCCATATCATAGACCATCACCTGCAACAGAATCTCTCGCCCCTCGATGCCACACGCAAAACCCTCACACAATTGGAAGGCGCTTTCGCTATCGTCATCATTTTTCGTCAATTCGATAATCTGCTCATAGGCGCAAGACTTGGCTCGCCCCTCGCCATCGGCTTTGGCGACGGCGAAATGTATCTGAGCTCCGATGCCATCGCCCTCGCCCCCTTCACACAACGCCTCTGCTACCTCGAAGAAGGCGACCACGTCACCATCACGCCAGATACATGGCATATCTACGACCATCACAATAAAAAACAACAACGCCCCATAAAACAAACGGCAACCTCAGGCGCCACCATCGGTAAAGGCGACTTCCCGCACTTTATGCTCAAGGAAATCTACGAACAGCCTGCCGTTGTCGGGGAAACGCTGGAAAGTTTTATCAATCCTCTGACACGCACCATCGCCATGCCCGCTAAAACAGGCGACCTCAGCCATATCCAACGCATGCATATCATCGCATGTGGAACATCCTACTATGCGGGATTGGTGGCACGCTACATGCTGGAAAGAACAGGACATATCATGACGCAATGCGACGTGGCATCGGAATTTCGCTATCGCTCGCCAGTCCTCTGCGAAGGCGATGCGTGCGTCTTTATCTCACAATCGGGAGAGACCGCCGATACCCTCGAAGCCATGAAATTGGTGAAGGCACACCATCCGTCCATCCCACGCATTGCCCTCGTCAATGTGGAAGAAAGCTCCATCGCACGCATGGCAGACCATGTCCTCCTGACTCATGCAGGCCCTGAGATTGGCGTGGCATCTACCAAAGCCTTTACGACACAGCTTGCCTTGCTCGCATGCTGGACCATAGGCTTGGCAAAACAACGTCGCCATATCACCACGCAAGAAGAACAACAGCTCGCCCGCGCCTTGATAGAAATCCCCACCCTCATGTCCGATGTCCTTGCCCATGAGAGACAGATACGCGCCATCATCACACAACATCATATCACAAAAGCATCGTCTGTCATGTATCTGGGGCGGGATGATACATATCCCATTGCCCTAGAAGGCGCTTTGAAATTGAAGGAAATCGCCTATATTCACACCCAAGCCTATGCTGCTGGCGAAATGAAACACGGCCCTATTGCCCTTATCGATGAAAATATGCCCGTTATCGTGCTCGCTCCCGACTCTGCCGTCCTCAGAAAAACCCTCTCCAATGTCGCTGAAATCGTCTCGAGAGGAGGCAATATCATCCTCTTTGCGACAAAAAAGACCATAGACACCAGTGGCCTCCCCCCGCACTCTTGTTTCGCTATGCCAGACGCCCATGCATTCACAAATCCCTTGCTCTACGCCCTCCCCGTCCAACTCCTTGCCTATCACACAGCATCCATGCTGGGAACAGATGTGGACCAACCACGCAACCTCGCTAAAGCTGTCACCGTCGAATAA
- a CDS encoding 3-deoxy-7-phosphoheptulonate synthase class II → MSDSPWHPALWQHYEALHQPVYDDKHALEKTLKRLHALPPLVFAGEARALKRQLADVAQGRGFLLQGGDCAESFKEFSADTIRDTFRVMLQMAVVLTFGAGMPIIKVGRTAGQFVKPRSQPTESQNGKTLPSYLGDMVNDIQFDEAARIADPDRMIRGYHQAAATLNLLRAFAQGGYADIQKVHGWMLSFVEKSPQGHRYHTIANRISEALSFMAAFDITPSTVRQLREIDFYTSHEALLLPYEEALTRIDSTNGKWYDVSAHMLWIGERTRNPQQAHVQFMKGIDNPIGVKVGPSAHADDLLRLADILNPDNDPGRLTFIVRMGHDNVQKHLPPLLKAITREKRHVIWTCDPMHGNVIKSKTGYKTRPFDHILAEVRHFCHALRQEQLHIGGIHVEMTGQDVTECLGGAQAITEENLKDRYHTHCDPRLNAHQSLELAFLLADEIKEQHQGIHTTHTS, encoded by the coding sequence ATGTCTGACTCTCCATGGCATCCTGCTCTTTGGCAACATTATGAAGCCCTGCATCAGCCAGTCTATGACGATAAGCATGCGTTAGAGAAGACGCTGAAGCGACTCCATGCGCTCCCCCCCCTCGTCTTTGCGGGCGAAGCCCGCGCCCTCAAGAGACAATTGGCGGATGTGGCACAAGGAAGAGGCTTCCTGTTACAAGGAGGCGACTGCGCCGAGAGTTTCAAAGAATTCAGCGCTGACACCATACGCGATACGTTTCGCGTCATGCTCCAAATGGCCGTTGTCCTCACCTTTGGGGCGGGTATGCCTATCATCAAAGTGGGACGCACAGCGGGACAATTCGTCAAGCCACGCTCACAGCCCACAGAGTCGCAAAACGGCAAGACGCTCCCAAGCTACCTAGGCGACATGGTGAATGATATTCAGTTCGATGAGGCGGCGCGCATAGCTGACCCCGACCGCATGATCAGGGGATACCATCAAGCCGCCGCAACGCTCAACCTGCTACGCGCCTTCGCCCAAGGCGGGTATGCCGATATTCAAAAAGTCCATGGCTGGATGCTCAGCTTTGTCGAGAAAAGCCCGCAAGGACACCGCTACCATACCATCGCCAACCGTATCAGCGAAGCCCTCTCTTTCATGGCAGCCTTCGACATCACGCCAAGCACGGTGCGCCAATTGCGTGAAATAGATTTCTATACATCACACGAAGCGCTCCTCCTCCCTTATGAAGAAGCCCTCACACGTATCGATAGCACCAACGGGAAATGGTATGACGTCAGCGCCCATATGCTCTGGATAGGCGAACGAACACGCAACCCGCAACAGGCCCACGTCCAATTTATGAAAGGCATCGATAACCCTATCGGCGTGAAAGTAGGACCATCGGCACACGCCGATGACCTGCTACGCCTTGCCGATATTCTCAACCCCGACAATGACCCCGGACGCCTCACGTTCATCGTCCGTATGGGCCATGATAACGTCCAAAAACATCTGCCACCCCTCCTCAAAGCCATCACACGGGAAAAACGCCACGTCATATGGACATGCGACCCCATGCATGGCAATGTCATCAAAAGTAAAACCGGGTATAAGACACGACCTTTCGACCATATCCTTGCCGAAGTGCGCCATTTCTGCCACGCCCTCAGACAAGAACAGCTCCATATTGGCGGTATCCATGTGGAAATGACAGGACAGGATGTGACGGAATGTCTGGGCGGTGCGCAAGCCATCACCGAAGAAAATCTCAAAGACCGCTATCATACCCATTGCGACCCACGACTCAACGCCCATCAATCACTGGAATTGGCCTTCCTCTTGGCGGATGAAATCAAAGAACAACATCAAGGCATCCATACAACACACACGTCATAA
- a CDS encoding glutamate--tRNA ligase, producing the protein MTPPSPHRPHVRFAPSPTGFLHIGNARIALLNACYAIKHSGTLSLRIDDTDETRSQQRYTDALMEDLQWLGIQWHHIIHQSQRLDLYQSALQQLTQQGRLYPCYETQEELARKRSIALKQGRPPRYDRTALSLTQQQKQRYEQEGRQPYYRFLLQEQSIQWHDMVFGAHRHPIDNLSDPVVVRADKRPLFTLTSVIDDSALGITHILRGEDHMTNTAAQIALFKALGKTPPSFGHVPLLVNGQGKAFSKRDATDMSLRALKEQGLDPSSIRSVLAHLGSRKDLTPYHDMTTLAHKMDITSFSQNSPRLDSSLFYDMNRRLMRTTPFTNVKDHMATLPIPTKMAEDFWHVVRANVTTLNDLRLWADICFKPLAPSDILTTDDRNALQQIASLLPETPWDKATWNKHQWQQWCKMVAEKTGRKGKQLFLPLRLALTGQKTGPEIDALLPFIGKDETSRRLRQ; encoded by the coding sequence ATGACACCCCCCTCCCCCCATCGGCCTCATGTGCGCTTTGCCCCAAGCCCTACGGGATTCCTCCATATTGGCAACGCCCGTATCGCCCTCCTCAACGCATGCTACGCCATAAAACACAGCGGGACGCTGAGCTTGCGTATCGATGACACCGATGAAACACGTAGCCAACAGCGCTATACCGATGCGCTCATGGAAGACCTCCAATGGCTCGGTATCCAATGGCATCATATCATCCACCAATCCCAACGCCTTGACCTCTATCAAAGCGCGCTCCAACAGCTCACCCAACAGGGACGCCTCTACCCATGCTATGAAACCCAAGAGGAACTGGCGCGCAAACGCTCTATTGCCCTCAAACAAGGACGCCCGCCACGCTACGATAGAACAGCCCTCTCCCTCACACAACAGCAAAAACAACGCTATGAACAAGAAGGAAGACAGCCCTACTATCGATTCTTGCTCCAAGAACAGAGTATCCAATGGCATGATATGGTCTTTGGCGCTCATAGACATCCCATCGATAACCTATCAGACCCCGTTGTCGTGCGCGCTGACAAACGCCCCCTCTTCACCCTGACCTCCGTTATCGATGATAGCGCCTTGGGAATCACCCATATCTTACGGGGAGAAGACCATATGACGAATACGGCAGCACAAATAGCACTCTTTAAGGCATTAGGGAAAACGCCACCCTCGTTTGGCCATGTGCCGTTACTCGTCAATGGACAGGGAAAAGCCTTCTCGAAAAGGGATGCAACGGATATGTCTCTCCGCGCCCTGAAAGAGCAAGGACTCGACCCATCAAGCATAAGAAGCGTGTTAGCCCATCTGGGAAGTCGCAAAGACCTCACCCCCTATCACGACATGACGACACTGGCGCACAAGATGGACATAACGTCATTTTCGCAAAACAGCCCTCGCCTCGACTCGTCCCTGTTCTATGACATGAATCGCCGCCTTATGCGCACCACGCCCTTTACCAACGTCAAAGACCATATGGCAACATTGCCTATCCCTACGAAGATGGCAGAGGATTTCTGGCATGTCGTACGCGCCAATGTCACAACCCTCAACGACCTCAGGCTTTGGGCAGATATATGTTTCAAACCTCTCGCCCCATCGGACATCCTCACCACCGATGATAGAAACGCCCTCCAGCAAATCGCCTCCCTCCTCCCTGAGACGCCCTGGGACAAAGCAACATGGAACAAACATCAATGGCAACAATGGTGTAAGATGGTGGCAGAAAAAACGGGACGCAAGGGAAAACAGCTGTTCCTCCCCCTTCGCCTTGCCCTCACAGGACAAAAGACAGGACCAGAAATAGACGCCCTTCTCCCCTTCATCGGTAAAGACGAAACATCAAGACGCTTGCGACAATGA
- the gorA gene encoding glutathione-disulfide reductase: protein MTYDYDLYVIGAGSGGVRLARKMAHKGMRVAIAEQDAFGGTCVNKGCVPKKLLSYASIEASRHIVAQSYGVCSESPRVAWETLRDAVNKEVQRLNGLYRQLLITHSVDIHQGHAHLTSPHHVRITQQQEQQQTTYTSKHIVIATGSFPYKPPIDGIDHAYTSDDMFTLPTLPQRIAIIGGGYIAVEFACILCGLGVDVVLIHRGPRILSAFDEALGTALSHAMRLKSIDVLCSSSVTQIKKQGKGYQLKRIHAPDTHVDAVLCATGRLPLTQDLGLEDVGVRTNDKGAILVNDMYQSAVPSIYAIGDCIDHMNLTPVAIAQAERLVSHFTQSAQQSNAIDYDAIPTAVFSTPPIATIGLSEQQAHARQKPIRTCTQRYTPLKYSLTAKSDVHTSLIKAIINSDDHNIIGLHMIGLDAPEIMQGFAVAFRMGMTLNDLHRTIGIHPTSAEEWVTLDKP from the coding sequence ATGACGTATGACTATGACCTCTATGTTATCGGCGCTGGCTCTGGTGGCGTGCGCCTCGCGCGCAAAATGGCGCATAAAGGCATGCGTGTCGCCATTGCCGAACAAGACGCCTTTGGTGGCACATGTGTCAATAAGGGATGTGTGCCAAAAAAACTTCTCTCTTACGCCTCCATCGAAGCCAGTCGCCACATCGTCGCCCAATCATACGGCGTGTGTAGCGAGTCGCCCCGTGTCGCATGGGAGACCCTCAGAGACGCCGTGAACAAAGAAGTCCAACGCCTCAATGGCCTATACCGACAGCTCCTTATCACCCATAGCGTGGATATTCATCAAGGACACGCACACCTCACAAGCCCTCACCATGTGCGCATCACCCAGCAACAGGAACAACAACAGACAACATACACAAGCAAGCATATCGTCATCGCTACAGGCTCTTTCCCCTATAAACCGCCTATCGATGGCATAGACCATGCCTATACATCCGATGATATGTTCACCCTGCCAACCTTGCCACAACGTATCGCCATCATCGGGGGGGGATATATTGCCGTAGAATTCGCCTGTATCCTCTGTGGCTTGGGTGTCGATGTCGTCCTTATCCATCGGGGACCACGTATACTCTCTGCCTTTGACGAAGCATTGGGAACAGCGCTCAGCCATGCCATGAGGCTAAAGTCCATTGATGTCTTATGTTCGTCATCCGTCACACAGATAAAAAAACAAGGGAAAGGATACCAACTAAAGCGCATCCATGCGCCCGATACCCACGTAGACGCCGTCCTGTGCGCCACAGGACGCCTCCCTCTGACTCAAGACCTTGGCCTCGAGGACGTAGGAGTCCGCACCAATGACAAAGGCGCTATCCTCGTCAATGACATGTATCAAAGCGCTGTGCCGTCCATCTATGCCATAGGCGATTGTATCGACCATATGAACCTGACGCCCGTGGCTATCGCCCAAGCCGAAAGGCTCGTCTCACACTTCACGCAAAGCGCACAACAGAGCAACGCCATCGACTATGACGCCATCCCCACGGCTGTTTTCAGCACACCACCCATCGCCACCATCGGACTCAGCGAACAACAAGCCCACGCCCGTCAAAAGCCCATCCGTACTTGCACCCAACGCTATACGCCCCTCAAATATAGCCTCACCGCAAAATCCGATGTCCACACGTCACTTATCAAAGCCATCATCAACAGCGACGACCATAATATCATCGGACTCCATATGATAGGATTAGACGCACCAGAAATCATGCAAGGATTCGCCGTCGCCTTTCGTATGGGCATGACCCTCAACGACCTACACCGCACCATCGGCATTCACCCCACATCTGCCGAAGAATGGGTGACCCTCGACAAACCATAA
- a CDS encoding cysteine--tRNA ligase, whose protein sequence is MTLTLYHHATKKKKPFHPIEPSHVRLYVCGPTVYDDIHIGNARPMVVFDVLVRLLRRLFPRVTYARNITDVDDKIIQRAQQTQQTPHALAQQMTDLFHQRMEALHVAPPDLEPRATDHMDAIHHLIGALLKSGHAYEACGHVLFHVPSLPDYGALSGRTTEHMRAGERVDVSDYKRSPLDFVLWKPSKKGEPAWTSPWGDGRPGWHIECSAMSHACLKTPFDIHGGGIDLLFPHHENEQAQSCCGYHTDVMAQFWLHNGSIEIGDAKMSKSLGNDIRLGALLQEHPTEALRYFLLQTHYRQPIQWHKDALAQARSALDTLYHAIETCHDDRDDSQEKKTLVPCDVTEALLDDMNTPLAFAHLHKHGKNLRKDVTGTKRTEALRAFSVARDILAIITRSPKEWFQTMHDNDQTTVDMIESLIKQRVEAKTQRNYDQADAIRTQLHGMGIAIEDKADGSVQWKRRIQKKA, encoded by the coding sequence ATGACCCTGACCCTCTACCATCACGCTACAAAGAAAAAGAAACCCTTTCACCCCATAGAGCCCTCCCACGTGCGCCTCTATGTCTGTGGCCCCACCGTCTATGACGATATTCATATCGGCAATGCGCGCCCTATGGTTGTGTTTGATGTCTTGGTGCGCCTCTTGCGTCGCCTGTTTCCTCGTGTCACTTACGCGCGCAATATCACCGATGTGGATGATAAAATCATCCAGAGAGCACAACAAACCCAACAAACACCCCATGCCCTCGCCCAACAGATGACAGACCTCTTCCATCAACGCATGGAAGCCCTGCACGTCGCGCCGCCAGACCTTGAACCGCGCGCCACCGACCATATGGACGCCATCCATCACCTCATAGGCGCACTCCTCAAAAGCGGACACGCCTATGAAGCATGCGGCCATGTCCTCTTCCATGTGCCGTCTCTGCCCGATTATGGCGCACTCAGCGGACGCACCACAGAGCATATGCGCGCCGGCGAACGTGTCGACGTGTCAGACTATAAACGCTCGCCCCTCGATTTCGTCCTGTGGAAACCCTCGAAAAAAGGCGAACCCGCATGGACAAGCCCATGGGGAGACGGACGACCAGGATGGCATATCGAATGCTCCGCCATGAGCCACGCATGCCTCAAAACACCCTTCGATATCCATGGCGGCGGTATCGATTTGCTGTTCCCCCATCACGAAAATGAACAAGCACAGAGCTGCTGTGGCTACCATACAGACGTTATGGCGCAATTCTGGCTCCATAATGGAAGCATAGAAATAGGAGACGCAAAAATGTCAAAGTCCCTCGGCAATGATATACGCCTAGGCGCCTTGCTCCAAGAACACCCAACAGAGGCCTTGCGCTATTTCCTCCTGCAAACCCATTACCGACAACCCATCCAATGGCATAAAGACGCCTTGGCACAAGCACGCTCTGCCCTCGATACGCTCTATCACGCCATCGAGACATGCCATGACGATAGAGACGACAGCCAAGAGAAAAAGACACTCGTCCCATGCGACGTCACAGAGGCCTTGCTGGATGACATGAATACGCCCCTCGCCTTCGCCCATCTCCATAAACACGGGAAAAATCTTCGTAAAGATGTCACAGGCACAAAGAGAACAGAAGCCTTACGCGCCTTCTCAGTCGCAAGAGACATCCTCGCCATTATTACACGCTCGCCTAAAGAATGGTTCCAAACCATGCACGACAACGACCAAACCACCGTCGATATGATAGAGAGCCTTATCAAGCAACGGGTTGAAGCAAAAACACAGCGAAACTATGACCAAGCTGATGCCATACGCACCCAATTGCATGGTATGGGTATCGCCATAGAAGATAAAGCCGATGGCTCGGTGCAATGGAAAAGAAGGATACAAAAAAAAGCATGA